A window of Chitinophaga sp. MM2321 contains these coding sequences:
- a CDS encoding aldo/keto reductase, translating into MQYQLLGKSTLRVSEITFGCMSLGNDDTGNAQLIHHAIEKGINCFDTADLYNQGQNEITVGKALKGKRQDVVIATKVGNQWREDGSGWDWNPTKKYILASVEESLQRLQTDYIDLYQLHGGTINDPIDDTIAAFETLQQQGKIRYYGISSIRPDVIRTYVQRANIVSVMMQYSLLDRRPEETCFSLLAENGIGVLARGPVAKGLLVSKPPVAYLNYNPEEVATAAAAVQRLSVTGRDAAQTALRFVLQQPAVTTAVVGMRTMQQLEDAIGAVQAPALTAADLQQLQAALPINKYEQHL; encoded by the coding sequence ATGCAATATCAACTACTCGGAAAATCAACACTGCGTGTAAGCGAAATTACTTTTGGCTGTATGTCGCTTGGAAATGATGATACGGGTAACGCGCAGCTCATTCACCACGCCATTGAGAAAGGAATCAATTGTTTTGATACCGCCGATCTTTATAACCAGGGACAGAATGAAATAACGGTGGGTAAAGCGTTGAAAGGAAAAAGACAGGATGTGGTCATCGCTACGAAAGTAGGTAACCAGTGGCGGGAAGATGGCAGCGGGTGGGATTGGAACCCTACTAAAAAATATATCCTGGCCAGTGTGGAAGAAAGCCTGCAGCGGCTGCAAACAGACTATATTGATCTCTACCAGTTGCATGGCGGTACTATCAATGATCCGATCGATGATACCATTGCCGCCTTCGAAACCTTGCAGCAACAGGGTAAAATAAGATACTACGGTATTTCTTCCATCAGGCCGGATGTTATCAGAACATATGTGCAACGCGCCAATATAGTGAGTGTGATGATGCAATACAGCCTGCTGGACCGTCGACCGGAAGAAACCTGTTTCTCCCTGTTGGCCGAAAACGGTATCGGTGTATTGGCAAGAGGGCCGGTAGCAAAGGGGTTGCTGGTGAGTAAGCCCCCAGTGGCGTATCTCAATTACAACCCCGAAGAAGTGGCGACAGCCGCAGCAGCCGTACAACGTTTATCCGTAACCGGTAGAGATGCTGCGCAAACAGCACTCCGCTTTGTATTGCAGCAACCGGCCGTTACTACAGCCGTAGTGGGGATGCGTACCATGCAACAACTGGAAGACGCCATCGGAGCGGTGCAGGCGCCTGCGCTGACCGCCGCAGATTTGCAGCAGTTACAGGCGGCACTTCCCATAAATAAGTACGAACAGCACCTGTAG
- a CDS encoding DUF6515 family protein, with translation MKNRTYMLFVLIGLLCTTTAKSTYAQRGHGGGGGGGSRVHMSAPHFSAPRSVSRGFSSPHTPAVMNRGYYSHSYRPPVYHSGGYYRRPWYRPGYRHFYGYNPFFPPLGFYVSTLPYGYFTLGAAFGPMYYYGGTYYESDNDNGYKVVEPPMDAAVPDLPDGAQEIQVNGNTYYEVNGTYYQEIMTDNGRRFKVVGENGKIGNTVVAPQDNNDSNANAPAENIISALPDGCRTVNINGQQYYLSPDGMYYQEVKTNNTTGYKIVGKMNADN, from the coding sequence ATGAAAAACAGAACTTACATGCTGTTTGTGTTGATTGGGCTATTATGCACAACTACAGCGAAAAGCACATACGCACAGCGTGGTCATGGTGGTGGCGGAGGTGGCGGAAGCCGGGTACATATGTCAGCGCCACATTTTTCTGCTCCACGCAGTGTAAGCCGGGGATTTTCTTCGCCACACACACCAGCAGTGATGAACAGGGGCTATTATAGCCATAGCTACCGGCCTCCTGTTTACCATAGTGGTGGCTATTACAGACGCCCCTGGTACAGACCGGGATACAGACACTTCTATGGATATAACCCATTCTTTCCTCCTTTAGGATTCTATGTATCAACGCTGCCTTACGGATATTTTACACTTGGCGCCGCCTTCGGCCCAATGTATTATTACGGCGGAACCTACTATGAATCTGATAACGACAACGGATACAAAGTAGTAGAACCTCCAATGGATGCCGCAGTTCCGGACTTACCGGATGGTGCGCAGGAAATCCAGGTGAATGGTAACACCTACTATGAAGTAAATGGTACCTACTACCAGGAAATAATGACCGACAATGGTAGACGTTTTAAAGTAGTAGGCGAAAATGGAAAGATCGGGAATACAGTAGTAGCGCCGCAAGACAATAACGACAGCAACGCCAATGCACCCGCTGAAAATATTATTTCAGCACTGCCTGATGGCTGTCGCACAGTGAACATTAATGGACAACAGTATTATCTGTCACCTGATGGTATGTACTACCAGGAAGTAAAAACAAATAATACAACCGGATATAAAATTGTTGGTAAGATGAATGCCGATAATTAG
- a CDS encoding TPM domain-containing protein, giving the protein MRFVLLTLLVSLLLSCNDKKGKFDVANVPDPKQSGGGYVSNPDHIISDATVNLLNSQLSELDHAQKAQVAVVLLHSIGGYDSKEYAHKLFNYWKIGNSDTNNGLLILLVEDDHKLVFETGRGLEADMPDILCFRIQQEYMIPRIKEGSFDQAFIDGIHSVSSLMNSGNYAYDAVDIPEQMVLDHSLMASADSVVADNEPPIVEMAPSAFASTPTTPADDAGYSGARGPGDFSFFALIAAVVISAIMMGAFFGKKLKKIKIGEDEMPVITGVLPNEFLRPRWFGLLLIHLTAGIIISYLIFEKRSDAGFFLTLLIYYLVWTVFMHVAVLIMALRAGIALRDADRHGKWLRLEPVYKRLLPAGYIFPLPFLFIYLRTMKSRLNSLRDNVYDCPQCLNPMHKLDEVSDDHYLDKAQVIEEKLVSVDYDVWRCDPCDYQLTLDYTNIRSTVSECPSCVHKTFECKKTKTQKRATTRSEGWGIKSYRCAACAFSHDYRFEIPRIRESSSSSSSSSSSSSSSSSSSSWGGGSSGGGGASSSW; this is encoded by the coding sequence ATGAGATTTGTTTTGTTAACGCTGCTGGTATCATTACTCCTGTCATGTAATGATAAGAAAGGAAAATTTGATGTGGCCAATGTGCCTGACCCCAAACAATCCGGTGGGGGATATGTGAGCAATCCCGATCATATTATTTCAGATGCGACCGTGAATTTACTGAATAGCCAGCTGTCTGAACTGGACCATGCGCAGAAGGCCCAGGTGGCCGTTGTACTGCTGCACAGTATTGGCGGCTATGACTCCAAAGAGTACGCACATAAGTTGTTTAACTACTGGAAAATAGGGAACAGTGACACCAACAACGGCTTACTGATCCTCCTGGTGGAAGATGACCACAAGCTGGTATTTGAAACCGGGCGGGGACTGGAAGCCGATATGCCGGATATTTTATGCTTCCGGATCCAGCAGGAGTATATGATCCCACGGATCAAGGAAGGTTCGTTTGACCAGGCTTTCATAGATGGTATCCATTCCGTTTCATCTCTGATGAACAGCGGCAATTATGCCTATGATGCAGTGGATATTCCGGAGCAGATGGTACTGGATCATTCACTGATGGCGTCTGCTGATTCGGTTGTAGCCGACAACGAGCCGCCAATTGTGGAAATGGCGCCTTCCGCTTTCGCAAGCACGCCTACCACACCGGCTGATGATGCCGGTTACAGTGGCGCGCGGGGACCCGGTGATTTCTCTTTTTTTGCATTGATCGCTGCGGTGGTTATTTCCGCCATTATGATGGGGGCATTTTTTGGTAAAAAATTAAAAAAGATAAAGATTGGGGAAGATGAAATGCCGGTCATCACTGGTGTATTGCCCAATGAATTTCTGAGGCCCCGGTGGTTTGGGTTGCTGCTGATTCATTTAACGGCTGGTATCATCATATCCTATCTGATATTTGAGAAAAGAAGCGATGCAGGATTCTTTCTGACCTTACTGATCTATTACCTGGTATGGACGGTTTTTATGCATGTTGCTGTGCTGATTATGGCGCTGCGTGCCGGTATTGCACTGCGCGATGCAGACAGGCACGGGAAATGGTTGCGACTGGAGCCGGTATATAAACGGCTGTTGCCGGCGGGTTATATCTTCCCGTTACCTTTTCTGTTTATCTATCTGCGTACTATGAAATCCCGGCTGAATAGTTTGCGGGATAACGTGTATGATTGTCCGCAGTGTCTGAACCCCATGCATAAACTGGATGAAGTAAGCGACGATCATTACCTGGATAAAGCGCAGGTTATAGAAGAGAAACTGGTATCAGTAGATTATGATGTATGGAGATGTGATCCCTGCGATTACCAGCTGACACTGGATTATACGAATATAAGATCAACGGTTTCCGAATGCCCTTCCTGTGTCCATAAAACATTTGAATGTAAAAAAACGAAGACGCAGAAAAGGGCTACTACCCGTTCGGAGGGCTGGGGCATAAAATCATATCGCTGTGCTGCCTGCGCATTTTCGCATGATTACCGGTTTGAAATTCCACGGATCAGGGAGTCTTCATCGTCTTCCTCCTCATCGTCCTCTTCCTCTTCGTCCTCATCGTCCAGTTCCAGCTGGGGCGGTGGTTCTTCGGGAGGTGGAGGCGCCAGCAGCAGCTGGTAA